The sequence GGCCAGATCCTCGACCCCGCTCTGAACGCGCAGGCGCTCGGCGCCCTGCTGGCCCGGCTCGGCGAGCACGCCAAGGGGGGCGCGTACCGCACCGACGTCCTCGCGGTGAAGGCGGACGGCACCCTCACCGACGAGGCCAACAAGACGGTCGTCAAGGAGGTCCTCGGCGGATCCGCCCAGGCGGCCCAGGCCGGCGCCGCGCCGCGGGTCGGCCTCAAGGACGCCACCGGCGACGAGAAGACGCAGGTGGCGGCTAAGGCGGCACTGCTGAACGGCGGCTACACCTTCGTGGACGGGGGCAAGGCCGACAAGACGGCGGCCTCGTCGCAGATCACGTACCAGGACGACGCGCAGCGCGAGCGGGCGGTCGAGGTCGCCAAGACGCTGGGGCTGGCGGAGGCGGTCGTCAAGAAGGCCGAGAACGCGGTGAACGCGGACGTCGTGGTGATCCTGGGCAAGGACTACAAGGCGTCCTGAACCGGCCCCCAAGGGGTCCTGACATGCGGCCCGGCCCGCGCGGAACGTTCCGCGCGGGCGGTGTCGGCGGTACATGAGACCCTTGTAAGGATCTGCCCGCCAACCCGAAAGCATGGCCAGTGACCGCCACGGACCGCTCCATCGAGCTCATCACCGCCGCCGCCCAGGCCGCGGCCGACCGGCTCGCGCACGACATCATCGCGTACGACGTCAGCGACGTGCTGTCGATCACCGACGCCTTCCTGCTCGCCTCGGCGCCCAACGACCGCCAGGTCAAGTCGATCGTGGACGAGATCGAGGAGCAGCTCCTCAAGAAGCTCGGCGCCAAGCCGGTGCGCCGCGAGGGCGACCGCGACGCCCGCTGGATCCTGCTCGACTACGTCGACATCGTCGTCCACGTCCAGCACAGCGAGGAGCGTGTCTTCTACGCGCTGGAGCGCCTGTGGAAGGACTGCCCCGAGATCGAGCTCCCCGAGGACGCCAAGCTCACCATCGGCAAGGCCGAGGAGCACGCCAAGCTGCGCGAGGCGGCTGGTGACGACGAGCTGGACGGTGATCTGTTCTGAGCGCGACCGACAAGGGCAGGACTCCCAGGAAGATCGTCCTCTGGCGGCACGGCCAGACCGCATGGAACCTGGAGCGCCGGTTCCAGGGATCCACGGACATCGAGCTGACCGAGACGGGAGTGGCGCAGGCGCGCCGCGCCGCCCGGCTGCTCGCCTCGCTGAAGCCGGACGCCATCGTCGCGTCCGACCTTCGGCGGGCCTCCGCCACGGCCGCCGAGCTGGCCGCCGTGACGGGCCTGTCCGTGGAGCACTCACGGGCGCTGCGCGAGACGTACGCGGGTGAGTGGCAGGGCCTCACGCACGACGAGATCCTCGAGAAGTACGGCGAGCAGTACGGGGCGTGGAAGCGCGGCGAACCGGTCCGCCGCGGTGGCGGCGAGCTGGAGACCGAAGTCGCCGACCGGGCCGCGCCGGTGGTGCTGGGGCACGCCGACCGGCTGCCGGCGGGCGGCACGCTCGTCGTGGTCAGCCACGGCGGCACCATCCGTACGACCATCGGCCGTCTGCTGGGCCTGGACTCGTACTACTGGGAGGGCCTGGGCGGGCTCTCCAACTGCTGCTGGTCCGTCCTCGGTGAGGGCGCGCGCGGCTGGCGTCTGATGGAGCACAACGCCGGCACGCTGCCGGAACCGGTGCTCGGCGACGACGACTGAGCAGCTCCTGTGAGGCCGCCCGCCGGGGCTGCCACCCGGATTTCACTTTCCGGCTGGTCACAGGCTAGAGTTCTTCTTGTTCGCAGCGCAGAACACCGGAAACGGGGGGAGCGCCGCGGAGAGCGGGGCTATAGCTCAGTTGGTAGAGCGCCTGCATGGCATGCAGGAGGTCAGGAGTTCAATTCTCCTTAGCTCCACAATCAGGATCCCGTCCCCAACAGGGGGCGGGATCTTTGTTTTTGTACCCTTTGCGCTTGCTGACCCAGCCCGCACCGGCGTGGCAGAATCGGACGGCCGGAGGGGGAGTCGACGGCCCGACGCGGGAGGGAGTCGCTGACGGATGGGTGCACACCGGCGGCGGTGCGACTGGTGCAACAACGGCACGCCGATCGTGCGGGACATGGACCCGGTCAACCCCGAATACCAGTACTGGTGCGAGGAATGCGCGCGGGCGCTGATCATAAAGGGCGACCCGATCGAGACGTACCGTGAGCTGGAGGGGGAGCCGATCTACGGCCGGCTGCTCGACGAACACTGCACGCTGAAGCGGTTCTATCAGTTCGCGAGAGCGTGACGAGACAGTTCGCGAGAGCGTGACGAGAAGGCTCAAAACGGACATGGCTCATGGTCGGCGGAAACCGATTTTTGGACCAGGGCCATGACCGTGTAATGTTTGGGACGTCGCCAGGGGGAACCGGCAAGGGAGACCGGGCGGCAGGCAAGACAAGGGGCTATAGCTCAGTTGGTAGAGCGCCTGCATGGCATGCAGGAGGTCAGGAGTTCAATTCTCCTTAGCTCCACAGTGAAGAAGCGGGCCACCCGGATCGGGTGGCCCGCTTCTCGTCGTGCTCACCGTTCGGAACGCCCGAGCGCCCGTAGGGGCCGCTGCGGTACCCTGACGCCATGCGTGCCGTACGCCTTCTGCTTACCGAGCCGCGCTGATCAGTACCGACCCTTCGAGACGGTCGGCATCGGCGCGGCGTCCCCTCCTGTGCGAGGGGTTTTTTCGTTTGGGCAGGCAGAGACGGCAGAGACGATCGATGGAGCTTCAGAAATCATGAGCGAGACGAACACCCCGGCCCCCGAGGCGGCCGAGGCGCACCGTTACACGGCTGCCATGGCCGCCGACATCGAGGCTCGCTGGCAGGA comes from Streptomyces sp. NBC_01408 and encodes:
- the rsfS gene encoding ribosome silencing factor; translated protein: MTATDRSIELITAAAQAAADRLAHDIIAYDVSDVLSITDAFLLASAPNDRQVKSIVDEIEEQLLKKLGAKPVRREGDRDARWILLDYVDIVVHVQHSEERVFYALERLWKDCPEIELPEDAKLTIGKAEEHAKLREAAGDDELDGDLF
- a CDS encoding histidine phosphatase family protein, producing MSATDKGRTPRKIVLWRHGQTAWNLERRFQGSTDIELTETGVAQARRAARLLASLKPDAIVASDLRRASATAAELAAVTGLSVEHSRALRETYAGEWQGLTHDEILEKYGEQYGAWKRGEPVRRGGGELETEVADRAAPVVLGHADRLPAGGTLVVVSHGGTIRTTIGRLLGLDSYYWEGLGGLSNCCWSVLGEGARGWRLMEHNAGTLPEPVLGDDD